The Methanoregula boonei 6A8 genome has a window encoding:
- the ileS gene encoding isoleucine--tRNA ligase: protein MKEVTANFSAKDIEREVQEYWRTHDTYKAVKEQHSAGRAFFFVDGPPYTTGQIHLGTAWNKIIKDSILRYHRMNGRNVIDRAGYDMHGLPIEVKVEQKLGFASKKDIETFGIEKFINECREFAIKNKELMDAQFENLGIWMDFKNAYQTIKPWYVEAAWWTLAKAQEKGMLERGYRVVNWCPRCETAIADAEVEYWDETDPSVFVKFPIRGKVSESLVIWTTTPWTLPANVAVAVGKEFVYARVHAEKNGREEYLWVAEDLVKSVLKKGRYQKFETLETKKGAELIGWEYDSPLMDVVPIQKEIAHRVVAADFVAMENTGMVHIAPGHGWDDYVLGTKEKLAIVCPVDGAGKFRPETGIFAGKFVRDANGEVLDALGERLLATEKITHRYGHCWRCKTPIIFRATSQWFLKASEMRDLMLSEVKKVTWYPEWAGSARFYDWIKEARDWCVSRQRYWGIPIPVWICDKCDKYRVIGTIAELEKASGQKVPDPHRPFVDQVTIPCECGGTMKRVGDIFDVWFDSAVASWATVGFPAKTDEFEKLWPADFITEGQDQTRGWFYSQLGASTIAFGKAPYKSVCMHGFALDAEGRKMSKSLGNVVAPEEVIAKVGVDVLRLYVLSSSAPWDDLKFNWDGIATVNRTMNILWNVYRFPMPYMILDRFEPEAKSGHWDGSFVRSHIRELPDEDRWIVSRINTVAGIVDASTKECQLHRATREILNFILEDLSRWYVQLVRPRMWLEGESEQKIFAYETIYYVMRRLVDLMAPFAPHITEEIYSNLRCKNDPGSVHMLDWQACDDALTNRELEHAMELVRSFDDAVQNARQAGKRKLRWPVDEVVIVTAKPEVKDAVARLNEVCMDRANARKVTVVIGRWDRIGWHAEPVMKALGKGFGKNSFAVKGLIEAADGNAIKAAVDAGQKFQLKIEEGKISKPDDLKIGTDYEQDVVEIGIEHVRFTEKLPTDIFSAPMEDGTVYVDVALTPDLEAEGYAREIIRRIQEMRRQLDLAVEDFIMVDVAVADKRICELVGASWKPGIADEVRAKTLSLHHSAEPAGSSHQLAKDWDVEGIAMTIGISKVA from the coding sequence GTGAAGGAAGTTACCGCAAACTTTTCCGCGAAAGATATCGAGCGTGAGGTGCAGGAGTACTGGCGCACTCACGATACCTACAAGGCAGTAAAAGAGCAGCACAGTGCCGGCAGGGCATTCTTCTTTGTCGACGGCCCGCCATACACCACCGGTCAGATCCACCTTGGTACCGCGTGGAACAAAATTATAAAAGACTCGATCCTCCGCTACCACCGGATGAACGGCAGGAATGTGATCGACCGTGCGGGCTACGATATGCATGGCCTTCCTATCGAAGTGAAAGTCGAGCAAAAACTCGGCTTTGCCTCCAAAAAGGATATCGAGACATTCGGGATTGAAAAGTTTATCAACGAGTGCCGGGAGTTCGCGATAAAGAACAAGGAACTCATGGACGCCCAGTTCGAGAACCTCGGGATCTGGATGGATTTCAAAAACGCGTACCAGACGATCAAGCCATGGTATGTGGAAGCAGCGTGGTGGACGCTGGCGAAAGCACAGGAGAAGGGGATGCTTGAGCGCGGGTACCGGGTCGTGAACTGGTGCCCCCGGTGCGAGACGGCGATTGCGGACGCCGAAGTCGAGTACTGGGACGAGACCGACCCCTCGGTCTTTGTCAAGTTCCCGATCAGGGGTAAGGTAAGCGAGTCGCTTGTGATCTGGACGACAACTCCCTGGACCCTTCCCGCCAACGTAGCGGTCGCGGTGGGAAAAGAATTTGTCTACGCACGGGTTCACGCCGAGAAGAACGGGCGCGAGGAATACCTCTGGGTGGCAGAGGATCTCGTAAAATCCGTGCTCAAGAAAGGGCGGTACCAGAAGTTCGAGACGTTAGAGACCAAAAAAGGCGCTGAACTCATCGGCTGGGAGTACGACTCCCCGCTCATGGATGTGGTTCCGATCCAGAAGGAGATCGCCCACCGGGTTGTTGCTGCGGACTTTGTTGCAATGGAGAACACCGGCATGGTGCATATTGCCCCGGGCCACGGTTGGGACGACTACGTGCTCGGGACAAAAGAGAAACTCGCCATTGTCTGCCCGGTGGACGGGGCAGGAAAGTTCCGGCCCGAAACGGGGATCTTTGCCGGGAAATTTGTCCGGGATGCGAATGGAGAGGTGCTCGATGCACTCGGAGAAAGGCTGCTCGCGACCGAGAAGATTACCCACCGGTACGGCCACTGCTGGCGCTGCAAGACACCGATCATCTTCCGGGCAACATCCCAGTGGTTCCTGAAAGCCTCGGAGATGCGGGACCTCATGCTCTCGGAGGTAAAGAAAGTCACATGGTACCCCGAGTGGGCCGGCAGCGCCCGGTTCTATGACTGGATCAAGGAGGCCCGGGACTGGTGCGTCTCCCGGCAGCGGTACTGGGGCATCCCTATACCGGTATGGATCTGCGACAAATGCGACAAATACCGGGTGATCGGCACGATCGCGGAACTGGAAAAGGCGAGCGGGCAGAAGGTTCCCGATCCCCACCGCCCGTTCGTGGACCAAGTGACAATTCCCTGCGAGTGCGGCGGCACGATGAAGCGGGTCGGGGATATCTTCGACGTCTGGTTCGACTCCGCGGTTGCGTCATGGGCAACGGTCGGCTTCCCGGCAAAGACCGATGAGTTTGAAAAACTCTGGCCTGCGGACTTTATCACCGAGGGACAGGACCAGACCCGGGGCTGGTTCTACTCGCAGCTCGGGGCAAGCACGATCGCATTCGGGAAGGCGCCGTACAAGAGTGTCTGCATGCACGGCTTTGCTCTCGATGCAGAGGGCAGGAAGATGTCAAAGAGCCTCGGGAACGTAGTGGCACCCGAGGAAGTGATCGCAAAGGTCGGGGTCGACGTGCTCCGGCTCTATGTGCTCTCTTCATCTGCCCCCTGGGACGACTTAAAGTTCAACTGGGACGGTATCGCGACTGTCAACCGGACGATGAACATCCTCTGGAACGTGTACCGGTTTCCGATGCCGTACATGATCCTCGACAGGTTCGAACCCGAGGCAAAAAGCGGGCACTGGGACGGCTCGTTTGTCCGGTCGCACATCCGCGAGCTTCCGGACGAAGACCGCTGGATCGTCTCAAGGATCAACACAGTCGCCGGGATCGTAGATGCAAGCACAAAGGAGTGCCAGCTCCACCGGGCAACCCGGGAGATCCTCAATTTCATTCTCGAAGATCTCTCGCGCTGGTACGTCCAGCTCGTCCGGCCCCGGATGTGGCTCGAAGGTGAATCAGAACAGAAGATCTTTGCCTACGAGACGATCTATTACGTGATGCGCCGTCTTGTCGACCTCATGGCCCCGTTTGCCCCGCACATCACCGAAGAGATCTACAGCAACCTACGGTGTAAAAACGATCCCGGGAGCGTTCATATGCTCGATTGGCAGGCATGCGACGATGCGCTCACAAACCGCGAGCTTGAACACGCTATGGAGCTCGTCCGCTCGTTCGATGACGCAGTCCAGAACGCCCGCCAGGCCGGAAAGAGGAAACTCCGCTGGCCGGTGGACGAAGTTGTGATCGTGACCGCAAAACCCGAGGTAAAAGACGCGGTTGCCCGGCTTAATGAGGTCTGCATGGACCGGGCCAACGCCCGCAAGGTCACGGTTGTGATAGGCCGGTGGGACCGGATCGGCTGGCATGCAGAGCCGGTCATGAAAGCGCTCGGCAAGGGATTCGGGAAAAACTCGTTTGCGGTCAAAGGCCTTATCGAAGCCGCGGACGGAAACGCAATCAAGGCTGCGGTCGATGCCGGGCAAAAATTCCAGTTAAAAATTGAAGAGGGAAAAATTTCGAAACCCGACGATCTTAAGATCGGGACAGATTACGAACAAGATGTCGTTGAAATTGGTATAGAGCACGTGAGATTCACGGAAAAACTCCCGACGGATATCTTCTCGGCCCCGATGGAGGACGGGACGGTGTACGTGGATGTAGCCCTTACCCCGGACCTTGAGGCGGAAGGCTATGCCCGGGAGATCATCCGGCGGATCCAGGAGATGCGCCGGCAGCTCGATCTCGCAGTCGAGGACTTTATCATGGTGGACGTAGCTGTCGCAGACAAACGTATCTGCGAGCTTGTGGGAGCGAGCTGGAAGCCGGGTATCGCCGATGAGGTCCGGGCAAAAACGCTCTCGCTTCACCATTCAGCAGAGCCGGCAGGATCGTCACACCAGCTCGCAAAGGACTGGGATGTCGAAGGGATCGCGATGACGATTGGGATCTCAAAAGTGGCCTGA
- a CDS encoding D-aminoacyl-tRNA deacylase, with the protein MKVALIHSRDDVAGCTIRRHIEQCLDDAHGSANGRTYEFVEVGGRLINAEGVDATLDVNLVIFLSRHSSVNPVPVLTVHATGNFGAAELGGSPRTLAPAAPAMMQATLRALARYCPEGYRVSYEVTHHGPTGLSHPSFFVEIGSTEKEWVDPVAGRAVAEAVLGADPAGAVPLIGIGGTHYAPRETAIALSSRGAFGHIASSRLQVALLDRELVQAMVVQSRAVAAYIDRKAVLPGDVSRISAILDELGIPRLSETEITSLGHLAWEAYREVRALAATVGPQTRCFIHALEGTGPLVLVSLDPVLLSEAKRCDESALVQRFGPLPVAHLATEDNVLLPQFVAFERNSSKIINDLNTLCVKIIRNRESTATENDYLVIRKVRFDPQKARELGVPAGPAYRQLAAGQAVEYDGQIITPDRVSVATETRIHIPGLENYS; encoded by the coding sequence ATGAAAGTTGCGCTGATCCACTCCCGCGATGATGTGGCGGGTTGTACTATCCGGCGCCACATCGAGCAGTGTCTCGATGACGCTCATGGGAGCGCAAACGGGAGAACCTATGAATTTGTTGAGGTTGGTGGCAGGCTTATCAATGCCGAGGGAGTCGATGCCACTCTGGATGTTAATCTGGTTATTTTCCTCTCACGTCATTCCAGCGTAAACCCGGTACCGGTGCTCACGGTCCATGCCACCGGGAATTTCGGCGCAGCGGAACTGGGGGGGAGCCCCCGCACGCTTGCCCCTGCTGCACCCGCCATGATGCAGGCGACCCTGCGGGCGCTCGCCCGGTACTGCCCCGAAGGGTACCGGGTCTCGTACGAGGTCACCCACCATGGCCCCACGGGGCTTTCCCACCCTTCGTTTTTTGTCGAGATAGGTAGCACGGAAAAAGAGTGGGTTGACCCGGTGGCCGGCCGGGCAGTGGCTGAGGCCGTGCTCGGGGCAGATCCGGCCGGTGCTGTCCCGCTGATCGGTATCGGGGGTACCCATTACGCCCCCCGCGAGACCGCGATTGCCCTTTCCAGCCGGGGGGCATTCGGCCATATTGCCAGCTCCCGGCTCCAGGTAGCCCTTCTCGACCGGGAGCTGGTGCAGGCTATGGTGGTGCAGAGCCGGGCAGTTGCTGCGTATATTGATCGGAAGGCAGTCCTTCCTGGTGACGTTTCCCGGATTTCTGCGATCCTTGACGAATTGGGCATTCCCCGGCTGTCCGAGACAGAGATCACTTCCCTTGGGCACCTTGCATGGGAGGCCTACAGGGAGGTACGGGCTCTTGCTGCAACAGTTGGACCACAAACCCGGTGCTTTATCCATGCACTCGAAGGCACCGGTCCTCTTGTTCTGGTCTCCCTTGATCCGGTACTCCTAAGTGAGGCCAAGAGATGTGACGAATCTGCACTGGTCCAGAGGTTTGGGCCGCTTCCGGTGGCACACCTGGCCACAGAGGACAACGTGCTTCTCCCGCAATTCGTGGCTTTTGAACGCAATTCTTCGAAAATAATAAATGATTTAAATACATTGTGCGTGAAAATCATACGTAACAGGGAAAGCACAGCGACGGAGAACGATTATCTGGTCATCAGAAAGGTCCGGTTTGACCCCCAAAAAGCGCGCGAACTTGGGGTGCCGGCCGGGCCTGCCTACCGCCAGCTTGCCGCCGGGCAGGCTGTGGAGTATGATGGCCAGATAATAACACCTGACAGGGTCTCCGTTGCCACGGAGACCAGAATCCACATCCCGGGACTGGAGAACTACTCATGA
- a CDS encoding response regulator: MPQTISLLCIDDEPLFLDAFKARLEQEKDLLVTTSISASDALDLLNRQYFDVIIADFSMPDMDGIALLKEIRARGGQSIFVMATAKRLAHIARDALNTGADYYLQKGADMAGEVERLIDFIRVRVPQKNAEYELMAWARFYNSIVDSGPELISRVKPDGLFSYVNEPCVHLFKKPYRQLVKENFFAFIPDSERAEIFSRIQGLSFDKPDCLLQHHIIAGDGRSVLLEWSYHGFFTQAGTIQEYQITGRDTSHLVRIGGSSPAETTVYPVAPSSQPAAELPPEHPDDWGDMMATLQSLDAPVFAVDTRGMIIAWSAKLAQLTGVPAVEMIGKAGQEYAVPFYGKPGPMLIDHIIRPLGSTPGGNIPAAKRVGDTYIGEKERVSIRGRPMILQGKCSPVQDAAGQLIAAIEAITVTGINEMTGNTKAEEYLGGISSLTLKIVGDGVGRSLAGAIGSSTGGYGIYATTRRIFVIRNPDLDVTAPQAGVQFGTFLMDELFGTSSDTNQKAIGELENLSVFSAERGELARAVLKKPVLLSGYLDLKKTDGTSFRLYIDHKRSYTYIENLLKMFCPDILGFE; the protein is encoded by the coding sequence ATGCCGCAGACTATTTCTCTTCTCTGTATCGATGACGAACCCCTGTTTCTGGACGCGTTCAAGGCACGGCTCGAGCAGGAAAAGGATCTGTTAGTCACGACCTCGATCTCTGCTTCCGATGCACTGGATCTGCTCAATCGACAGTACTTTGATGTAATTATTGCAGATTTCTCCATGCCCGACATGGACGGAATTGCCCTCTTAAAGGAGATCCGGGCACGGGGGGGCCAGTCGATCTTTGTAATGGCCACGGCAAAGAGGCTCGCACATATCGCCCGCGATGCCCTCAACACCGGCGCCGATTACTATCTCCAGAAGGGCGCCGATATGGCAGGTGAGGTCGAACGGCTGATCGATTTTATCCGGGTCAGGGTCCCGCAGAAGAACGCCGAATATGAGCTGATGGCCTGGGCCAGGTTCTACAACTCGATTGTGGATAGCGGACCGGAGCTCATCTCCCGGGTCAAGCCTGACGGTTTATTCAGCTACGTAAATGAACCCTGTGTCCACCTGTTCAAAAAGCCCTACCGCCAGTTGGTAAAGGAGAATTTCTTTGCCTTTATACCCGACAGCGAGCGTGCCGAGATCTTCTCCCGCATCCAGGGCCTCTCCTTTGACAAGCCGGACTGCCTGCTCCAGCACCACATCATTGCCGGGGACGGAAGAAGTGTCCTTCTTGAATGGAGTTACCATGGGTTCTTTACCCAGGCCGGGACGATCCAGGAATACCAGATAACGGGAAGGGATACCTCCCACCTGGTACGGATCGGGGGAAGTTCCCCAGCTGAAACTACGGTCTATCCGGTTGCGCCAAGCAGCCAGCCGGCAGCGGAATTGCCACCGGAACATCCCGATGACTGGGGAGATATGATGGCTACCCTCCAGTCACTCGATGCCCCGGTTTTTGCGGTGGATACCCGGGGAATGATCATTGCCTGGAGTGCAAAACTTGCCCAGCTCACCGGGGTCCCCGCGGTGGAGATGATCGGGAAGGCCGGCCAGGAGTACGCCGTACCTTTCTATGGCAAACCCGGCCCCATGCTGATCGATCACATCATCCGGCCTTTGGGATCAACCCCTGGCGGAAATATTCCTGCAGCAAAGAGGGTTGGGGACACGTACATCGGAGAGAAAGAACGCGTCTCCATCCGGGGCCGGCCAATGATCCTGCAGGGAAAATGCTCCCCGGTTCAGGATGCCGCCGGACAGCTCATTGCTGCCATCGAAGCGATTACGGTGACCGGAATAAACGAGATGACAGGCAATACAAAAGCCGAAGAGTACCTCGGCGGGATCTCCAGCCTGACCCTCAAAATCGTTGGCGATGGGGTAGGCAGATCTCTTGCAGGTGCAATCGGCTCATCAACCGGGGGGTACGGTATTTATGCCACCACCCGCAGGATCTTTGTCATCCGTAATCCCGATCTTGATGTCACCGCCCCGCAGGCAGGAGTCCAGTTCGGCACATTCCTCATGGACGAGCTCTTCGGGACCTCATCGGATACAAACCAGAAAGCCATCGGTGAACTGGAAAACCTCAGCGTCTTCTCCGCGGAAAGGGGAGAACTGGCCCGTGCAGTCCTCAAAAAACCTGTACTCCTCTCGGGATACCTCGACCTCAAAAAAACCGACGGGACCAGTTTCCGGTTATACATCGACCACAAGAGGTCCTATACCTATATCGAGAACCTGCTCAAGATGTTCTGTCCCGATATCCTGGGTTTTGAGTAA
- a CDS encoding protein translocase SEC61 complex subunit gamma: protein MEISKPDIKIDVHEELFRKYIRVLKLARTPSREEFTKIATVAAAGILLIGLIGFIIYLFFEHKQMLGF, encoded by the coding sequence ATGGAAATTTCAAAACCTGATATCAAAATCGATGTGCACGAGGAGTTATTCCGCAAGTACATCCGCGTCCTGAAACTCGCGCGCACACCCAGCCGGGAGGAGTTTACCAAGATCGCGACCGTAGCAGCGGCAGGGATCCTTCTCATAGGGCTGATCGGATTTATCATCTATCTGTTCTTCGAACACAAGCAGATGCTGGGATTCTAG
- a CDS encoding tRNA(His) guanylyltransferase Thg1 family protein, with product MDNYEIFSNLATIPPVFVRLDGRAFHGLTKKYGFAKPFDDRFCSAMMAACRALVADSGLAPVFAYTFSDEISLYFTGLPFSGRVEKIDSVAASYAASALTLALGAEEPLAFDARVVQATPETAIEYMTGRQDEAWRNHINSYCQQALIAEGMDATDAARKLKGLPAAELHEMMHERGVNLAKTPAWQRRGILVCKKEEEKEGYNPVTDEHVIVTRSRVVEDRDLPLFSTPEGQAFLRMLICGKPETSGSS from the coding sequence ATGGATAATTACGAGATCTTCTCAAACCTTGCCACAATCCCCCCGGTCTTTGTCCGGCTCGATGGCCGGGCGTTCCACGGCCTGACCAAAAAGTACGGGTTTGCAAAACCGTTCGACGACAGGTTCTGCTCGGCAATGATGGCTGCGTGCCGGGCCCTTGTTGCCGACAGCGGTCTTGCGCCGGTGTTTGCGTACACGTTTTCGGACGAGATCAGTCTGTACTTCACCGGGCTGCCCTTCTCAGGAAGGGTGGAGAAGATCGATTCGGTGGCTGCCTCGTATGCGGCAAGCGCCCTGACACTCGCCCTTGGGGCAGAGGAGCCACTAGCTTTCGATGCCCGGGTTGTGCAGGCAACCCCGGAGACCGCGATTGAGTACATGACCGGCCGACAGGACGAGGCCTGGCGCAACCACATCAACTCCTACTGCCAGCAGGCGCTGATTGCCGAAGGGATGGATGCCACCGATGCGGCACGAAAACTTAAAGGGCTGCCGGCGGCAGAGCTTCACGAGATGATGCACGAGCGGGGAGTTAACCTGGCAAAGACGCCGGCCTGGCAGCGCCGGGGGATTCTTGTCTGCAAAAAAGAGGAAGAAAAAGAAGGGTACAACCCGGTTACGGATGAACACGTGATCGTAACCCGGAGCAGGGTTGTTGAAGACCGCGACCTCCCGCTCTTTTCAACGCCGGAAGGGCAGGCATTTCTGCGGATGCTGATCTGCGGAAAACCGGAAACATCCGGGAGCTCATAA
- a CDS encoding PRC-barrel domain-containing protein: protein MESQITDLFGLAIYTDKGMYIGEVDDVVIDVDSKKIESLVVGKVNDQLFELKNYKGLKIPYRIISAIDDIVLIRHLPGAFAGSGTIEEE, encoded by the coding sequence ATGGAATCTCAGATTACGGACTTATTCGGGCTTGCGATCTACACGGACAAGGGCATGTACATCGGCGAGGTCGATGATGTGGTCATTGACGTAGATTCAAAGAAGATCGAATCCCTTGTTGTAGGCAAGGTTAACGACCAGCTCTTTGAGCTTAAGAACTACAAGGGACTCAAGATCCCGTACCGGATCATCAGCGCCATCGATGATATTGTGCTGATTCGCCACCTGCCGGGTGCCTTTGCCGGCTCGGGCACAATCGAGGAAGAATAA
- a CDS encoding CBS domain-containing protein, with the protein MDGSLRIGRLFGIPIMLHWTFLLIIPVFAFLIGSQIGATTDLIGGLFGIGIDSTIISGGYMPWILGTIVALGLFFGVFVHELAHSLVARVKGIRMQSITLLMFGGVAQMDEGAPEPRTELPMALAGPLTSLVFGLACCGLVYVTPALTPAPAIQGVLIFIFGYVGVLNIILFAFNLIPAFPMDGGRVLRAALATRMPLDRATRIAANVGKGFAILFGIVGLFGIPGYIAPFDPFLILIALFVYLGASLESSAVQYNVLLRDVTVGEMMSTPVVSVPASMQLVKVVDMMYASKHLGFPVTERDTLVGMVTLADVNRTSPIDREAMQVKDVMTREVVTLPPTASVIDALRIMSARNIGRIPILQEDRIVGIVTRTDILKVTELKKI; encoded by the coding sequence ATGGACGGATCTCTTCGAATCGGGCGGCTTTTTGGGATCCCGATCATGCTCCACTGGACTTTTCTTTTGATCATTCCGGTTTTTGCCTTCCTTATCGGCAGCCAGATCGGAGCTACCACCGATTTGATCGGGGGGCTCTTTGGCATCGGGATCGACTCCACTATCATCTCCGGCGGCTACATGCCCTGGATCCTCGGGACAATTGTTGCCCTCGGACTCTTTTTCGGAGTGTTTGTCCACGAGCTCGCCCATTCGCTTGTGGCCCGGGTAAAAGGAATCCGGATGCAGAGCATCACACTCCTGATGTTCGGGGGCGTTGCCCAGATGGACGAGGGGGCCCCGGAACCAAGGACTGAGCTGCCCATGGCGCTTGCCGGGCCGCTCACAAGCCTTGTCTTTGGCCTTGCCTGCTGCGGCCTTGTGTACGTCACCCCGGCACTCACACCTGCACCCGCAATACAGGGAGTGCTCATCTTTATTTTCGGGTACGTGGGTGTGCTCAACATCATCCTCTTTGCGTTCAACCTGATCCCCGCCTTTCCCATGGATGGCGGCCGTGTGCTCCGGGCGGCTCTCGCAACCCGGATGCCGCTTGATCGGGCAACCCGGATTGCGGCAAACGTGGGCAAGGGATTTGCTATCCTCTTTGGTATCGTCGGGCTCTTTGGTATCCCCGGGTACATCGCTCCCTTCGATCCCTTCCTGATCCTGATCGCCCTCTTTGTGTACCTGGGGGCAAGCCTCGAATCATCGGCTGTGCAGTACAATGTCCTGCTCCGTGATGTGACCGTGGGTGAGATGATGAGCACCCCGGTGGTCTCGGTTCCCGCGAGCATGCAGCTCGTCAAGGTTGTTGACATGATGTACGCAAGCAAGCACCTTGGTTTTCCTGTCACCGAGCGCGACACGCTCGTGGGCATGGTGACTCTTGCGGACGTGAACCGGACTTCTCCCATCGACCGCGAGGCAATGCAGGTAAAAGATGTGATGACCCGTGAGGTTGTCACCCTGCCCCCCACGGCTTCGGTGATCGATGCTCTCCGGATCATGTCTGCCCGGAATATCGGCCGCATCCCGATCCTGCAGGAAGACCGGATTGTAGGGATCGTGACCCGGACCGATATCCTGAAAGTTACCGAATTAAAAAAGATCTAA
- a CDS encoding transcription elongation factor Spt5, which translates to MTAEPTPVSPAVPTVPEVFSNRIFAIKTTSKQERTVADNILKAIETKATDIKVTSIIVPNELQGYVLVETPEERNRIEQLVEMIAHARAVAKGQTTLAEVGHFLIPKPVVSGIDEGTIVELIAGPFKGEKAVVKRVDSAKEEITVELYESVVPIPITVRGDNVRVVDKVSDR; encoded by the coding sequence ATGACAGCGGAACCCACTCCCGTATCGCCTGCGGTACCGACAGTACCCGAGGTATTCTCTAACCGGATATTTGCGATCAAGACGACCTCCAAGCAGGAGCGGACCGTAGCCGACAATATCCTTAAGGCAATCGAGACAAAGGCCACTGATATCAAGGTCACCTCGATCATTGTCCCCAATGAACTCCAGGGATATGTTCTTGTGGAGACCCCTGAAGAGCGTAACCGGATCGAACAGCTCGTGGAGATGATTGCCCACGCCCGCGCAGTGGCAAAGGGCCAGACCACCCTTGCTGAGGTGGGACATTTCCTGATCCCCAAGCCCGTAGTTTCCGGTATCGACGAGGGTACGATTGTCGAGCTGATCGCCGGACCATTCAAGGGTGAAAAAGCCGTGGTCAAGCGTGTGGATTCCGCAAAAGAAGAGATCACGGTGGAGCTGTACGAGAGTGTTGTCCCCATCCCGATCACTGTGCGGGGCGACAACGTGCGGGTCGTAGACAAGGTCAGCGACCGGTAA
- the ftsZ gene encoding cell division protein FtsZ, with protein sequence MRSIVEEALTKARDETASSPQNNEDLDQILSELKTEITVIGCGGSGSNTVTRMMEEGIHGAKLVAINTDAQHLIRTHADQRILIGRQRTRGLGAGSIPQIGEEAALENEQDIKAIVSGCDMVFITVGLGGGTGTGSAPVVAKAAREEGALTIAVVTLPFASEGAIRMENAEAGLERLRDVADTVIVVPNDRLLEVVPKLPLSAAFKVSDEVLMRAVKGITELITMPGLVNLDFADVRTVMERGGVAMIGMGESDSEDKAADSVKKAIRSPLLDVDISGATAALVNVVGGPDMTMAEAEGVVQEVYSRVDENARIIWGAQVDPTMSNKMRTLLVVTGVRSPQIYGRNEKLTPKVQKQYEIDFLK encoded by the coding sequence ATGAGGTCGATTGTTGAAGAGGCACTGACAAAGGCGCGGGACGAGACTGCATCATCCCCGCAGAACAACGAGGATCTTGACCAGATCTTAAGCGAACTCAAGACCGAGATCACCGTGATCGGCTGCGGGGGCAGCGGTTCGAATACCGTCACCCGCATGATGGAAGAGGGGATCCATGGTGCAAAGCTTGTGGCCATCAATACCGATGCCCAGCACCTGATCCGCACCCACGCAGACCAGCGCATCCTGATTGGAAGGCAGCGGACCCGGGGCCTTGGCGCCGGCTCTATCCCGCAGATAGGTGAGGAAGCAGCGCTCGAGAACGAACAGGATATAAAAGCGATCGTCTCCGGATGTGATATGGTCTTTATCACGGTAGGCCTCGGTGGCGGCACCGGCACCGGCTCGGCCCCGGTTGTTGCCAAGGCTGCCCGGGAAGAAGGTGCGCTCACCATCGCGGTTGTCACCCTGCCTTTTGCCTCCGAGGGTGCAATCCGGATGGAAAACGCGGAAGCCGGTCTCGAACGCCTCCGGGATGTGGCAGATACCGTGATCGTGGTCCCGAATGACCGCCTGCTTGAAGTTGTTCCCAAGCTTCCCCTTTCCGCAGCGTTCAAGGTCTCCGATGAGGTGCTCATGCGGGCAGTCAAGGGTATCACGGAACTTATCACCATGCCTGGCCTGGTCAACCTCGACTTTGCCGATGTGCGCACGGTCATGGAGCGTGGTGGTGTTGCCATGATCGGCATGGGCGAAAGCGACAGCGAAGACAAGGCAGCAGATTCGGTCAAGAAAGCGATCCGGTCCCCGCTTCTTGATGTGGATATATCCGGCGCAACCGCGGCGCTCGTGAACGTAGTCGGCGGCCCGGACATGACCATGGCGGAAGCCGAGGGGGTTGTGCAGGAAGTCTACTCGCGCGTTGACGAGAATGCACGGATCATCTGGGGTGCGCAGGTCGACCCCACCATGTCCAACAAAATGCGGACGCTTCTGGTGGTCACGGGCGTTCGGTCGCCACAAATATATGGTCGCAATGAGAAGCTTACCCCCAAAGTACAGAAACAGTACGAGATTGATTTTCTCAAGTGA